A single region of the Raphanus sativus cultivar WK10039 chromosome 1, ASM80110v3, whole genome shotgun sequence genome encodes:
- the LOC108810206 gene encoding proline-rich receptor-like protein kinase PERK10, translating into MATPVQPPTAEEVSPSPPLSPGGNAVSPTREPIDGNSPEIPNPPPLSTPPATTSPSPPPEEPSSSPPPPIGAPPPLTPTLPDPPPPSSPDTSPPPPNDQPTISPPETSPPPPPTPTSPDPPLNTPPSPETSPPPPPQPAISPPSLPPPELSTPPPPSSPESSPPPPSLPPPEVSTPPPPSSPETSPPPPSSPDRPAISPSSFPPPETSPPPPASDPPRNPPPLVPPLHSSPPPPRPPPSPPGSQRPPALSPPPPPPPPRDPEHPEQPPPPPDSKRPPPPEKIQPPSKPSPAPLPSNSSSSPSPPLVPSPPSPQKSVPDSANPPQQNNLTPPLTNNSTNSGFSTVAVVGVSIGLVLLLLSLIGLIVWCVRRQKKSLPAIGGGYVMPSPIVSSPRSDSTPSKTNSSAPLVGNRSSNRTFFSQPEPGGFGHSKELFSYEELVKATNGFSDENLLGEGGFGCVYKGVLPDERVVAVKQLKIGGGQGDREFKAEVETISRVHHRHLLSLVGYCISENRRLLIYDYVPNNNLYFHLHAAGTPGLDWATRVKIAAGAARGLAYLHEDCHPRIIHRDIKSSNILLDNNFHPLVSDFGLAKLALDCNTHITTRVMGTFGYMAPEYASSGKLTEKSDVFSFGVVLLELVTGRKPVDTSQPLGDESLVEWARPLLSHAIETQEFEALVDPKLGRNYVAAEMFRMIEAAAACIRHSAAKRPRMSQIVRAFDSLAEEDLTNGMRLGQSEIINSAEQSAEIRLFRRMAFGSQNYSTDFFSHNIYNSRDENV; encoded by the exons ATGGCAACACCGGTGCAGCCTCCTACGGCGGAGGAGGTGTCACCGTCTCCACCTTTGTCTCCCGGTGGTAATGCTGTTTCTCCTACGAGAGAGCCCATTGATGGCAATTCACCGGAGATTCCTAACCCTCCACCTCTGTCTACTCCTCCGGCGACTAcatcaccatcaccaccaccagAAGAACCTTCTTCCTCACCACCTCCACCTATCggagctcctcctcctcttacTCCCACGTTACCTgacccaccaccaccatcatcacCTGACACCTCTCCACCTCCACCAAATGATCAGCCTACCATCTCACCACCGGAaacatctcctcctcctcctcctactccCACTTCACCTGACCCGCCATTAAACACACCACCATCACCTGAGACCTCTCCCCCTCCACCTCCGCAGCCTGCTATTTCACCACCATCATTACCGCCGCCGGAACTATCTACTCCTCCACCACCATCATCACCTGAGAgttctcctccaccaccatcaTTACCGCCGCCGGAAGTATCTACTCCTCCGCCACCATCATCACCTGAGAcctctcctccaccaccatcaTCTCCTGATCGGCCTGCCATTTCACCATCATCATTTCCGCCACCGGAAacctctcctcctccaccagcTTCAGACCCACCTAGAAACCCACCTCCATTAGTCCCACCGTTACATTCATCTCCACCTCCTCCACGTCCTCCCCCCTCCCCACCAGGCTCACAACGTCCTCCtgctctctctcctcctcctcctcctcctcctccacggGATCCAGAACATCCTGAgcaacctcctcctcctccggatTCTAAACGTCCTCCTCCACCAGAGAAAATCCAACCACCTTCCAAGCCAAGTCCAGCTCCCTTACCTTCTAACTCTTCTTCATCTCCCTCACCACCATTAGTCCCATCACCTCCTTCTCCTCAAAAATCTGTACCAGACTCAGCCAATCCACCTCAACAAAACAACCTTACTCCTCCTCTGACAAACAATTCCACCAACTCAGGTTTTAGTACAGTAGCTGTCGTAGGTGTCAGTATTGGTTTGGTCCTTTTACTCCTTAGTCTTATTGGACTTATTGTCTGGTGCGTGAGGAGACAGAAAAAGAGTCTTCCTGCCATTGGCGGTGGCTATGTTATGCCATCTCCTATAGTTTCCTCCCCAAGATCAG ATTCAACGCCTTCTAAGACCAACTCGTCCGCCCCTCTAGTGGGAAACCGTTCAAGCAACAGGACATTCTTTTCACAACCAGAACCTGGTGGGTTTGGTCATTCGAAGGAACTGTTCTCGTACGAAGAACTCGTCAAAGCAACAAACGGATTCTCTGATGAAAATCTACTGGGTGAAGGCGGGTTTGGTTGTGTATATAAAGGGGTTCTACCAGATGAACGAGTGGTGGCTGTGAAACAGTTAAAGATAGGTGGAGGACAAGGCGACCGAGAGTTCAAAGCCGAGGTTGAAACCATAAGCAGAGTTCATCACAGGCATTTGCTTTCTTTGGTTGGATACTGTATCTCCGAGAACAGGAGATTGCTTATTTATGATTATGTTCCTAACAACAACCTTTACTTCCACCTTCATG CTGCAGGAACTCCGGGTCTGGACTGGGCAACGCGTGTTAAAATCGCTGCTGGTGCGGCTCGTGGATTAGCCTATCTCCATGAAGATT GTCATCCTCGTATCATACACAGGGACATCAAATCATCCAACATTCTTTTAGATAATAACTTTCACCCTCTG GTTTCTGACTTTGGTCTTGCAAAGCTAGCTCTCGACTGTAACACACATATTACAACTAGGGTTATGGGAACGTTCGG GTACATGGCTCCTGAATATGCATCGAGTGGCAAATTAACTGAAAAGTCAGATGTGTTCTCCTTTGGTGTTGTTTTACTTGAGTTAGTCACTGGACGTAAGCCTGTTGATACATCACAACCTTTAGGAGATGAGAGCCTTGTTGAATGG GCTCGTCCTTTGCTTAGTCATGCCATAGAAACCCAAGAGTTTGAAGCTTTAGTAGATCCCAAGCTTGGAAGAAACTACGTTGCCGCTGAAATGTTTAGAATGATTGAAGCAGCTGCAGCTTGTATACGCCATTCAGCTGCAAAGAGACCTCGAATGAGCCAG ATCGTGAGAGCTTTTGACAGTCTAGCTGAGGAAGACCTCACAAACGGGATGAGACTAGGCCAAAGCGAGATCATCAACTCAGCTGAGCAGTCTGCAGAGATCAGATTGTTTAGAAGAATGGCTTTTGGCAGCCAAAACTACAGTACAGATTTTTTCTCTCATAATATTTACAATAGCAGAGACGAAAACGTGTAA
- the LOC108810215 gene encoding uncharacterized protein LOC108810215: MEEDCGAFAADCVVLSCCCQCLVLQVTVFVFFKVPRKLVKKIKKFMNRRCGRTLQPRTDADVVKEEHRYGNGAVFEEGSSRSNCIEVTEVMLEELSMSRGSVSEASGAMKILLTL, encoded by the coding sequence ATGGAAGAAGATTGTGGTGCATTTGCAGCAGACTGTGTTGTCCTCTCATGCTGCTGCCAATGCCTTGTGTTACAAGTCACtgtctttgtcttcttcaagGTCCCTCGTAAACTTGTCAAGAAGATTAAGAAGTTTATGAACAGAAGATGTGGGAGAACCTTGCAACCAAGAACGGATGCGGATGTGGTCAAAGAGGAGCATCGGTATGGAAACGGGGCTGTGTTTGAAGAAGGCTCATCAAGATCTAATTGCATTGAAGTCACTGAGGTAATGTTGGAAGAACTGTCAATGAGCAGAGGTTCGGTTTCGGAAGCTTCTGGTGCTATGAAGATTCTTCTGACACTGTAG
- the LOC108807970 gene encoding probable isoprenylcysteine alpha-carbonyl methylesterase ICMEL1 — MPSQILLPISSSSSYLPPKSSTQMMFKPLIYDSSSSSTTLLDGDDHSVKPLLSRASSFNGAVTSPNGESTGLYQNRRRRSNSDNCLSAAASPDHDGTTNGSQQQTIGQEVSHAAAETFLLTRLFLKLLSYLGVGYRWITRFLALGFYAFLLMPGFIQVGYYYFFSPHVRRSIVYGDQPRNRLDLYLPKNTNGPKPVVAFVTGGAWIIGYKAWGSLLGQQLSERDIIVACIDYRNFPQGSISDMVKDASSGISFICNHIAEYGGDPNRVYLMGQSAGAHIAACALVDQVVKESGEGDSVSWSSSQINAYFGLSGGYNLLSLVDHFHNRGLYRSIFLSIMEGEESLKQFSPELVVQDPNLKHIVSRLPPIILFHGTADYSIPSDASKCFAETLQRLGGKAEVILYEGKTHTDLFLQDPMRGGKDEMFEDIVSVVMGDNQEVIGKSVDRRRLVPEFMLKLAHWVSPF, encoded by the exons ATGCCGTCGCAGATCCTTCTTCCAATCTCCTCATCCTCCTCCTATCTTCCCCCTAAATCCTCCACCCAAATGATGTTTAAGCCTTTGATCTacgactcctcctcctcctcaaccACCCTCCTCGATGGCGACGACCACTCCGTCAAGCCTCTCCTCTCCCGCGCCTCCAGCTTCAACGGCGCCGTCACGTCGCCTAACGGTGAATCGACCGGTCTGTATCAGAACAGACGCCGACGATCCAACAGCGATAACTGTCTCTCTGCTGCGGCCTCTCCGGATCATGATGGTACTACTAACGGAAGCCAACAACAAACTATCGGTCAGGAGGTTAGCCACGCAGCCGCCGAGACTTTCTTGCTCACTCGTCTCTTCTTGAAGCTCCTTAGCTATCTTGG GGTAGGTTATAGATGGATCACAAGGTTTCTCGCACTTGGTTTCTATGCTTTTCTGCTTATGCCAGGCTTTATTCAAG TCGGGTATTACTATTTCTTCTCTCCTCACGTCCGCCGAAGTATTGTTTACGGTGATCAACCAAGAAACAG GCTTGACTTGTATCTACCTAAGAACACCAACGGTCCAAAACCTGTTGTGGCGTTTGTCACTGGTGGAGCCTGGATTATTGG TTATAAGGCGTGGGGTTCTCTTTTAGGACAGCAGTTATCAGAAAGAGATATTATTGTCGCTTGTATCGATTACAG GAATTTTCCTCAGGGATCTATTAGTGACATGGTGAAAGATGCTTCTTCTGGCATCTCTTTTATTTGTAATCATATCGCTGAGTATGGTGGTGATCCAAACCG AGTTTACCTGATGGGTCAGTCTGCTGGTGCACATATCGCGGCTTGCGCCCTGGTAGACCAGGTGGTTAAAGAGTCAGGGGAGGGGGACAGTGTTTCTTGGAGTAGTTCACAGATAAATGCTTATTTTGGTCTGTCTGGAGG GTACAACCTTTTGAGCCTTGTAGACCACTTCCACAACAGAGGACTGTACCGTTCCATCTTTCTGAG CATCATGGAAGGAGAAGAATCACTAAAACAGTTTTCTCCTGAACTAGTAGTGCAAGACCCAAATCTCAAACACATTGTTTCTCGCCTCCCACCTATTATTTTGTTCCATGGTACTGCTGACTACTCCATCCCTTCAGATGCAAG TAAATGTTTTGCGGAAACACTCCAAAGGCTTGGAGGGAAAGCAGAAGTGATCCTTTACGAGGGGAAAACACACACGGATTTGTTTCTTCAG GATCCAATGAGAGGTGGAAAAGACGAGATGTTTGAAGACATAGTATCAGTGGTTATGGGAGACAATCAAGAAGTGATTGGTAAAAGCGTAGACAGAAGGCGTCTTGTCCCTGAATTCATGTTGAAGTTGGCTCACTGGGTCAGTCCGTTCTAA
- the LOC130511404 gene encoding protein decapping 5, with product MKYGGHLGKSTDGDEDSPFVDEAELPKIDAKTFGEFSRFREGRGRRDGYGRNGYSRGGYGGRGYSGYNGRGGGAGGYGYGSPGQGRGVSNLTS from the exons ATGAAGTATGGGGGACATCTTGGGAAGAGCACTGATGGTGATGAGGATTCCCCGTTCGTAGATGAAGCTGAGCTGCCTAAGATCGATGCCAAA ACATTTGGTGAGTTCTCAAGATTCAGAGAAGGCCGAGGAAGGCGTGATGGTTATGGTCGAAACGGTTATTCACGTGGTGGTTATGGTGGGCGTGGTTATAGCGGCTATAATGGGCGTGGTGGTGGTGCAGGCGGCTATGGATATGGTAGTCCTGGCCAAGGGAGAGGTGTATCAAATCTTACTTCGTAA
- the LOC108845267 gene encoding peptidyl-prolyl cis-trans isomerase-like gives MAKANNPIVFLDIAVSFTTTARIVIELYADTNPKTAENFRPLCTGEKGVGESGIPLHYQGSIIDSIVPGKIWHGGDTTQGNGLGGESIYGHQFPEEDPIRMHDRPGVLSLANPVGNPNNSKLLKLLRDAQVKTGELEAAMAKQTFAYQSKYVGDNAMGELAMAHCSRLLKHSAAHEMKEKTLVTLSSLSLFLLLAVFLRLLLF, from the coding sequence ATGGCGAAGGCGAATAACCCTATAGTTTTCCTCGACATTGCCGTCAGCTTCACAACTACTGCTCGTATCGTGATAGAGCTCTACGCGGACACAAACCCTAAGACGGCGGAGAACTTCCGGCCTCTCTGCACTGGGGAGAAAGGCGTAGGGGAGTCCGGTATACCACTCCACTACCAGGGATCCATCATCGACAGTATAGTCCCAGGCAAAATCTGGCATGGCGGGGATACCACTCAGGGGAACGGATTGGGAGGCGAATCGATCTACGGCCATCAGTTCCCGGAGGAGGACCCCATCAGGATGCACGACCGTCCAGGTGTCCTCTCTTTGGCCAACCCTGTCGGAAACCCTAACAACTCTAAGTTGCTGAAGCTGTTGCGAGATGCCCAAGTGAAGACGGGGGAGCTGGAGGCCGCAATGGCAAAGCAGACCTTTGCCTATCAAAGTAAATATGTCGGAGACAATGCAATGGGGGAGCTGGCCATGGCACATTGTTCCCGATTACTTAAGCACTCAGCAGCACATGAAATGAAGGAAAAGACCCTGGTCACTCTCAGTAGCTTGTCTTTGTTTTTGCTGTTGGCTGTGTTTCTTCGTTTGTTGTTATTTTAA
- the LOC108805625 gene encoding uncharacterized protein LOC108805625, translating to MSTLSAARADNFYYPPEWTPDQGSLNKFQGQHPLRERARKLGEGILIIRFEMPYNIWCGGCNSMIAKGVRFNAEKKQVGNYYSTKIWSFAMKAPCCKQEIVIQTDPQNCEYVITSGAQKKVEEYDVEDAETMELTAEEEKGKLADPFYRLEHQEVDLQKKKAAEPLLVRLQRVSDARHADDYSLNKALRAQIRGHRKRVAEEEAASRKLGLGIRLLPKSEEDVAAASNVKFRTKFDKNRKDKRALIHSSSIFPESSYSMSSSSSKKRLELEAKRRKICAASASSLLSGGFKASSLSKNPSSASKSKSSIVSVRKM from the exons atg TCGACTCTTTCAGCTGCCAGGGCAGATAACTTTTACTACCCACCAGAATGGACACCGGATCAAGGTTCCTTGAACAAGTTTCAAGGACAGCATCCTCTCAGAGAGAGGGCGAGGAAACTAGGCGAGGGGATTTTGATCATAAG gttcgAGATGCCCTATAATATATGGTGTGGTGGCTGCAATTCTATGATTGCCAAGGGTGTTCGATTCAATGCTGAGAAGAAGCAAGTTGGGAACTATTATTCTACAAAG ATATGGAGCTTTGCGATGAAAGCACCATGTTGCAAACAAGAGATAGTCATTCAGACAGATCCTCAGAACTGCGAGTATGTAATTACTAGTGGTGCTCAGAAGAAGGTTGAGGAATATGACGTAGAAGACGCTGAAACCATGGAGCTCACTGCTGAAGAAG AGAAGGGAAAGCTTGCAGACCCGTTTTATCGTTTAGAGCACCAGGAAGTTGATTTGCAGAAGAAGAAAGCAGCAGAACCGCTTTTGGTCCGTCTCCAGCGAGTCTCAGATGCAAGACATGCAGATGACTACTCCCTAAACAAAGCTCTACGTGCACAAATTAGG GGTCACAGGAAACGTGTAGCTGAAGAAGAGGCTGCTTCAAGGAAACTAGGGTTGGGGATAAGACTTCTTCCGAAGAGCGAAGAAGATGTTGCAGCTGCATCAAACGTGAAGTTCAGGACCAAGTTTGATAAGAATCGAAAGGATAAACGAGCTCTGATTCATTCATCTTCCATATTTCCAGAGTCATCTTACTCgatgtcatcatcatcaagcaAGAAAAGACTGGAGCTAGAAGCAAAGAGAAGGAAAATATGTGCAGCGTCGGCGTCTAGTCTGTTGAGCGGGGGATTCAAAGCTTCATCATTGTCTAAAAACCCATCATCAGCAAGCAAGTCCAAAAGTTCAATAGTTTCTGTAAGGAAGATGTAG
- the LOC108857160 gene encoding SUPPRESSOR OF GAMMA RESPONSE 1 — MAGRSWLVDSNRIATKIKSASGQHDPHQVVWNSNPTKHCPNCHHVIDNNDEVDDWPGLPRGVKFDPSDPEIIWHLLAKSGLLGLSSHPFIDEFIPTVNQDDGICYTHPKNLPGVKQDGTVSHFFHRAIKAYSTGTRKRRKIHDDDFGDVRWHKTGRTKPVVLDGVQRGCKKIMVLYGGKAVKTNWVMHQYHLGTDEDEKDGDYVVSKIFYQQPQQILKQGGGDKGEQDVSDDIFAATTTTPKSDPLTPKLFTPEPQQAVRLCSDSHFPDDYVAAPEVSLAEISEAVYMEDEVQGVQRNHERTSSEDEPGPETWIENRDNEIMVYDEEEKENGKEDGNEQEDREKDENENQAAAEEDGNDQDPNWFDSGGSQFILDSQQLVEHLSLCDDLLQVGSQDANNGGGSRNKQPCFGDYAHLGGSEDFKRDLEDCQKLVLDPSNIDLDTPPEFRLSQLEFGSQESFLAWGTGKTD; from the exons ATGGCTGG ACGATCGTGGCTGGTTGATAGTAACCGCATTGCAACCAAAATCAAGAGTGCATCTGGTCAGCATGACCCTCACCAAGTGGTGTGGAACAGCAATCCTACAAAACACTGTCCCAACTGTCATCACGTCATCGACAACAACGAT GAAGTTGATGACTGGCCAGGCTTGCCACGAGGTGTCAAATTCGATCCTTCTGATCCAGAGATCATCTGGCATTTGCTTGCAAAATCTGGTTTGTTGGGTTTAAGCTCCCACCCTTTCATCGATGAGTTCATCCCAACCGTCAATCAAGATGATGGTATCTGTTACACACATCCTAAGAACTTACCAG GCGTTAAGCAAGATGGGACTGTGTCCCACTTCTTCCACAGAGCAATCAAAGCTTACAGCACGGGAACTCGAAAGCGTAGGAAGATTCACGACGATGATTTCGGGGATGTGCGCTGGCACAAGACTGGAAGAACTAAACCGGTTGTGTTGGACGGTGTTCAGAGAGGCTGCAAGAAGATAATGGTTCTCTACGGTGGGAAAGCCGTGAAAACGAACTGGGTGATGCACCAGTACCATTTGGGGACAGACGAAGATGAGAAAGATGGCGACTACGTTGTTTCCAAGATATTCTACCAGCAGCCACAGCAGATACTCAAGCAAGGTGGTGGTGATAAAGGTGAGCAGGATGTCTCTGATGATATCTTTGCTGCAACAACAACCACTCCTAAATCGGATCCTCTCACTCCCAAACTGTTTACACCGGAGCCTCAACAAGCTGTTCGACTTTGCTCTGATTCTCACTTCCCAGATGACTATGTAGCTGCCCCTGAGGTTTCTCTTGCTGAG ATATCAGAGGCAGTGTATATGGAAGATGAGGTTCAGGGAGTTCAACGTAACCATGAAAGAACAAGCTCAGAGGATGAGCCTGGACCTGAGACCTGGATTGAAAACCGAGATAATGAAATAATGGTGTatgatgaagaagagaaagagaatggTAAGGAAGATGGAAACGAGCAAGAAGACAGAGAGAAAGATGAAAATGAAAACCAAGCTGCTGCTGAGGAAGATGGAAACGACCAAGATCCGAATTGGTTCGACAGTGGTGGATCTCAGTTTATATTGGACTCGCAACAGCTTGTGGAACACTTGTCTCTTTGCGATGATCTCCTGCAGGTGGGGTCACAGGACGCAAACAATGGAGGAGGGTCAAGGAACAAGCAGCCATGTTTTGGTGATTACGCACACTTGGGAGGATCAGAAGACTTCAAAAGGGATCTGGAGGATTGTCAGAAACTCGTTCTTGACCCCTCCAACATAGATCTTGATACTCCACCCGAGTTTCGTCTGAGCCAGCTG GAATTTGGATCACAGGAGAGCTTTCTCGCTTGGGGCACTGGAAAGACTGACTGA
- the LOC108812351 gene encoding receptor-like protein 4, giving the protein MPLSPSSSFFLSLSSLFLILPLSLSSPFNTSFFIDCGSPEPSTDAFNRTWLPDQFYSGGSTSVVSEPLLFHHVAEKTVRYFPLSSGKKNCYLLPLPSPGRYYIRTFTVYDNYDGKSHSPSFDVSVEGTLVFSWRSPWPEPFLRDGSYSDLFAFVSDGELDLCFYSIATDPPVVGSLEVLQVDPSSYDADGTGKDVLLVNYGRLTCGSDQWGPGFTNDTDSFGRSWQSDEDFRSEETKPVARSLSTVEKIKGGVDQAPNYFPVKLYQTAVTVSGGGPLVYELEVDAKLDYLLWFHFSEIDSTVKKGGERVFDLVVNDDKVRRVDVFKEVGGFAAYSLNYTVKNLSSTTLTVKLSPIAGAPIISGLETYAIVPADMATVPEQMAAMKALKDSLRVPDRMGWNGDPCAPTSWDAWEGVQCRPNPQGSALVIFQIDLGSQGLKGFISEQISLLTDLNSLNLSSNSLTGPLPSGLGHKSLASLDLSNNQLTGPIPESLSTSSLKLVLLNGNELQGKVPEEVYSVGVHGGIIDLSGNKGLCGVPSLPSCPLLWENGHLSKGGKIAIAVSCVVVLVLVLLVIYLCCIWRGRHDYDFAPPTDLTSLAAKRNRYQRQKSLMLLEMESQHAKGMPTLPLNSQ; this is encoded by the exons ATGCCCTTatctccctcctcctccttcttcctctctctctcctccctcTTCCTGATccttcccctctctctctcctctccatTCA ATACTTCTTTCTTCATTGACTGTGGAAGCCCCGAGCCTTCCACCGACGCCTTCAACCGCACATGGCTCCCCGACCAATTCTACTCCGGCGGATCCACCTCCGTCGTCTCCGAGCCTCTCCTCTTCCACCACGTCGCCGAGAAAACCGTCCGCTACTTCCCCCTCTCCTCCGGCAAGAAAAACTGCTACCTCCTCCCCCTCCCCTCCCCCGGCCGCTACTACATCAGAACCTTCACCGTCTACGACAACTACGACGGCAAATCACACTCCCCCTCCTTCGACGTCTCCGTCGAAGGCACCCTCGTCTTCTCCTGGCGATCCCCCTGGCCCGAGCCCTTCCTCCGCGACGGCTCCTACTCCGATCTCTTCGCCTTCGTCTCCGACGGCGAGCTCGATCTCTGCTTCTACAGCATCGCCACCGATCCTCCCGTCGTTGGCTCCCTCGAGGTCCTCCAAGTGGATCCCTCCTCCTACGACGCCGACGGGACTGGTAAAGACGTTCTGTTGGTTAACTACGGGAGGCTCACCTGCGGTTCCGACCAGTGGGGGCCTGGTTTCACCAACGACACAGATAGTTTCGGTCGGTCGTGGCAGTCAGACGAGGATTTCCGCTCCGAGGAGACGAAACCGGTTGCGAGGTCGTTGTCCACGGTGGAGAAGATCAAGGGAGGAGTTGATCAGGCTCCTAATTATTTCCCGGTTAAGCTGTACCAGACGGCGGTTACGGTTTCCGGAGGTGGACCGCTGGTTTACGAGCTGGAGGTTGATGCCAAGCTTGATTACTTGCTGTGGTTCCATTTCTCGGAGATTGATTCGACGGTGAAGAAAGGTGGTGAGAGGGTGTTTGATCTTGTGGTGAACGATGACAAAGTGAGGAGGGTTGATGTGTTCAAGGAGGTCGGAGGTTTCGCGGCTTATAGTTTGAATTATACGGTTAAGAATCTGAGTAGTACTACTTTGACGGTCAAGCTCTCGCCTATTGCTGGAGCACCGATTATTAGCGGGCTAGAGACTTACGCCATTGTTCCTGCTGATATGGCTACGGTGCCTGAACAGA tGGCTGCTATGAAAGCGTTGAAGGATTCATTGCGTGTTCCTGATAGGATGGGTTGGAATGGTGATCCTTGTGCTCCTACTAGCTGGGACGCTTGGGAAGGAGTCCAATGCCGGCCTAACCCACAAGGATCTGCTCTTGTTATATTCCAAAT AGACCTTGGAAGCCAAGGCTTAAAAGGATTCATCAGTGAACAGATTAGCCTCCTGACAGATTTGAATAGCCT GAACTTGAGTTCAAATTCCTTAACTGGTCCACTACCTTCAGGTCTTGGTCATAAATCCCTTGCGAGTCT TGACTTGTCAAACAATCAGCTCACTGGACCTATACCTGAAAGTTTGTCCACTTCAAGCTTAAAGCTCGT GCTTTTGAATGGCAACGAGTTGCAAGGAAAGGTACCTGAGGAGGTTTATTCAGTTGGTGTTCATGGTGGAATTATCGA TCTCTCTGGAAACAAAGGACTATGTGGGGTTCCCTCTCTTCCCTCGTGTCCACTGTTATGGGAGAATGGCCACTTATCCAAAGGAGGTAAAATAGCCATAGCCGTATCTTGTGTGGTGGTGTTGGTTCTGGTACTCTTGGTCATTTACTTGTGCTGCATCTGGAGAGGAAGACATGATTACGACTTTGCACCTCCTACCGATCTAACAT CGCTTGCAGCAAAGAGAAACAGATACCAGAGGCAGAAGTCGCTAATGCTACTGGAAATGGAGAGTCAACATGCTAAAGGAATGCCTACACTTCCTTTAAATTCGCAATAG